One part of the Salmo salar chromosome ssa10, Ssal_v3.1, whole genome shotgun sequence genome encodes these proteins:
- the LOC106597010 gene encoding intestinal mucin-like protein, with protein MGCEYAIPPRKDGETWKTGNCTTQTCHSGEITTKYVVCESAEKPVCENGYPPAKVYDESGCCYHYECECICYGWGDPHYVTFDGQYYSFQENCTYVLMKEIVPRQNFSVNIDNYNCDPSGHATCPQSLIVYYKSYKIVLTPKRLNVTTNMVYINGNQIFPTYSNEDLMITSTGVELLLKIPAIKATVIFKSLMFSVTLPNSLFHNNTEGQCGTCDNNRKNDCRLPNGQIDPSCPGMAHKWKIDDDKKPYCDLKSPTPPTPTPMPPPCPSRKTSICDIILSPVFKQCHDVIPPQPFFEACKFDVCLMPNISIGCSSLEAYAVRCAAAEVCIDWRNSTNGKCELTCPKTKVYKACGSTIQPTCNSRYNEKYVHSCQGAQMTRDFVCDSFMEGCFCPEGTVLFNTFSDTCVRDCGCTGPDGKPKQFGETWNSNCQKCTCNADTLSVQCEPVKCPPQEIVTCKKYGEVLVNETVDCCQINKCVPKPVCVYNNTEYMLGENVPSGTCEECKCGPNKDPVSKLYVVDCVQINCSTTCQTGYEYEVVPEKCCGTCVQKDCVVVLPDATSHIIQLGKFWSPPSDRCVKYDCSKTNKQLIVVKSKLECPVFRPEDCVPGTEKTDANGCCTTCTLRSHCDVTNTTTYLEVNNCRSTVPVEISACGGSCGTSSMYSAEKNTLMHSCSCCQEMSTSERKVEMLCPDGKKIMQNYIYIDKCGCHDSECDKKNHVD; from the exons ATGGGCTGTGAATATGCCATTCCACCAAGAAAg GATGGAGAGACTTGGAAGACAGGCAACTGCACTACTCAAACTTGCCACAGCGGTGAAATTACCACAAAGTATGTGGTCTGTGAGTCTGCAGAAAAGCCTGTGTGTGAAAATGGATATCCACCAGCTAAAGTCTATGACGAATCAGGTTGCTGCTATCACTACGAATGTGAAT GTATATGCTATGGATGGGGAGACCCTCACTACGTCACATTTGATGGCCAGTATTACAGTTTCCAGGAAAACTGCACCTACGTTTTGATGAAAGAAATAGTTCCTCGACAGAACTTCAGTGTCAACATCGACAACTATAACTGCGATCCGTCTGGACATGCGACCTGCCCTCAGTCTCTGATTGTCTATTACAAGTCCTATAAAATCGTTCTTACTCCGAAGAGATTAAACGTGACAACAAATATG GTTTACATCAATGGAAATCAGATCTTCCCGACCTATTCTAATGAAGACCTCATGATCACCAGCACTGGCGTAGAGTTACTGTTGAAGATCCCTGCCATTAAAGCAACAGTGATATTTAAGTCCCTTATGTTCAGTGTAACCCTGCCAAACTCCCTAttccacaacaacacagaggggCAGTGTG GTACCTGTGACAATAACAGGAAAAACGATTGCAGACTACCGAATGGACAGATTGATCCATCATGTCCTGGGATGGCTCATAAATGGAAGATTGATGATGATAAAAAACCCTACTGTGATCTGAAATCCCCTACCCCACCTACCCCTACGCCTATGCCTCCACCCTGCCCGTCAAGAAAGACATCAATCTGTGACATCATTCTTAGCCC GGTCTTTAAGCAATGCCATGATGTTATCCCACCACAACCCTTCTTCGAGGCCTGTAAGTTTGATGTTTGCCTCATGCCAAATATCTCAATCGGCTGCTCCAGCCTGGAAGCCTACGCCGTGAGGTGTGCAGCAGCTGAAGTCTGTATCGACTGGAGGAACTCAACTAATGGAAAATGTG AACTGACATGCCCTAAGACCAAAGTGTATAAGGCATGTGGCTCTACTATCCAGCCAACATGCAATTCAAG ATACAATGAAAAATATGTGCATTCATGTCAGGGAGCACAAATGACCCGTGACTTTGTATGTGACTCATTCATGGAGGGCTGTTTCTGCCCTGAGGGTACCGTCTTGTTCAACACATTCTCTGACACCTGTGTTCGTGACTGTG GATGTACTGGACCTGATGGAAAACCCAAACAG TTTGGTGAGACTTGGAACAGTAACTGCCAGAAGTGCACGTGTAATGCTGACACACTGAGTGTCCAGTGTGAACCAGTGAAATGTCCGCCCCAAGAAATTGTTACCTGTAAGAAGTACGGTGAGGTGTTGGTCAACGAGACGGTGGACTGCTGTCAGATAAATAAATGCG TACCCAAACCTGTTTGTGTCTACAATAATACTGAATACATG CTTGGTGAAAATGTTCCCAGCGGCACCTGTGAGGAGTGCAAGTGTGGCCCTAATAAGGATCCAGTTTCCAAGCTGTATGTTGTAGACTGTGTCCAAATCAACTGTTCCACCACCTGCCAAACG GGTTATGAGTATGAAGTCGTACCTGAGAAATGTTGTGGAACGTGTGTCCAGAAGGACTGTGTTGTAGTTCTCCCAGATGCCACATCTCACATCATTCAG CTTGGGAAGTTTTGGTCGCCCCCTAGTGACCGCTGTGTGAAGTATGACTgctcaaaaacaaacaaacagctcATCGTTGTGAAATCCAAATTGGAATGCCCAGTGTTCCGTCCAGAGGACTGCGTCCCT GGAACTGAGAAAACTGATGCAAATGGATGTTGCACAACCT GCACTTTACGTAGTCACTGTGATGTGACTAACACCACCACCTACCTAGAGGTGAATAACTGCAGGTCTACTGTGCCGGTGGAAATCTCAGCCTGCGGGGGATCCTGTGGAACGTCTTCTAT GTACTCTGCAGAGAAAAACACCTTGATGCACTCCTGCTCCTGCTGTCAGGAGATGTCTACCAGTGAGAGGAAGGTGGAGATGCTCTGCCCTGACGGGAAGAAGATCATGCAGAACTACATTTACATTGATAAGTGCGGCTGCCATGACTCTGAGTGTGACAAGAAGAACCACGTAGATTAG